The following are encoded in a window of Salmo trutta chromosome 9, fSalTru1.1, whole genome shotgun sequence genomic DNA:
- the rnf10 gene encoding E3 ubiquitin-protein ligase RNF10, with amino-acid sequence MLGSSDALSPELGLNTSRRKETTMEKNPNNNANSNKVPPRSSSTGPTPGESKPKTDGKNNGGSKRYSRKREPSVPKSDSFPGPRRTNSQKSKNFDKRPPQRGGSRQYGVTGGGRCEEVAECRQAEFSPAQFAGPKKISLNHLLNFTFEPRVGHGGLGGEGHSCWGRRNKWGHKHKPFNKELFLQANCQFVVTDDQDYKAHFTDPDTLVNWDCVQQVRIYSHEVPSCPICLYPPVAAHITRCGHIFCWPCMLHYLSLSDKSWSKCPICYESVHSDDLKSVVAMETRQYAVGDLITMCLMRREKGALVAMPSSQWVKVEEPILFGDVHLSPYSKLLLASQEQVLGLVAEEEAALQGQLTQGEDATACFIQSALCNLQERVEALLKHQKACAEDNLELSNLTLADAPSPEEEVVTTFSSTKPVLQYSSAFDDEVAEVPDEDPEEATGEEPQLPEGLLERVLEESPEDAAPEPQPAEENHPSQAETARPQTSEHGPSYYFYQAEDCQQMFLHPVNVRCLQREYGSLEASPHTITATVVEIEGQTITEEIRRRHRYLAHLPLTCEFSICELALQPPTLSKETLDSFADDLEKRKRLRQKKARDEKRRERRIEMEENKKQGKYPEVHIGLENLQQFPAFGSPPHNGSPQVYPEFLLAPPSALTSSAVSDGMMFPSLTGDSPAPSVGCVEDDSHCMSFAQMLRDGKARADAGPWTTPKKEMLLAPPAADSDGESDVSDRVPVPSFQNSFSQAFEEALLQLDHGPTVPPQPVVIPDEKGGKKKKKKQKLLFSTSMIHTK; translated from the exons ATGGTAAGAATAATGGAGGTTCTAAGCGCTACAGCCGCAAGCGAGAGCCCTCCGTTCCCAAGAGTGACAGTTTCCCTGGCCCTCGTCGCACCAATTCACAGAAAAGCAAGAATTTTGACAAGAGACCCCCCCAGAGAGGTGGATCCCGACAGTATGGCGTTACAGGTGGAGGAAGATGTGAAGAG GTAGCAGAGTGCCGCCAGGCTGAATTCAGCCCGGCTCAGTTTGCTGGACCTAAAAAGATCAGTCTAAACCACTTGCTCAACTTCACCTTTGAGCCTCGTGTGGGCCATGGTGGTCTAGGAGGAGAAGGACACTCCTGCTGGGGCCGCCGCAACAAGTGGGGCCACAAGCATAAGCCCTTCAACAAGGAGCTTTTCCTGCAGGCCAA CTGCCAGTTTGTGGTGACCGATGACCAGGACTACAAGGCTCACTTCACTGACCCAGACACTCTGGTGAACTGGGATTGTGTGCAGCAAGTG CGCATCTACAGTCATGAGGTGCCCTCCTGCCCCATCTGCCTCTACCCCCCGGTAGCAGCCCATATCACCCGCTGTGGCCATATCTTCTGCTGGCCATGCATGCTGCACTACCTGTCTCTCAGTGACAAGAGCTGGTCCAAGTGCCCCATCTGCTATGAGTCTGTGCACTCTGATGACCTCAAAAG TGTGGTTGCGATGGAAACCAGGCAGTATGCAGTCGGTGACCTCATCACCATGTGCTTAATGCGGAGGGAGAAGGGGGCTCTGGTGGCCATGCCCAGCTCTCAGTGGGTGAAGGTGGAGGAGCCTATACTCTTTGGAG ATGTGCATCTGAGCCCGTACTCCAAACTGCTGCTGGCCTCTCAGGAGCAGGTGCTGGGCCTAGTGGCCGAGGAGGAGGCCGCTCTGCAGGGTCAGCTCACCCAGGGAGAGGATGCCACAGCCTGTTTCATCCAGAGTGCCCTGTGCAATCTGCAG GAGCGAGTGGAGGCTCTGCTGAAGCACCAGAAGGCATGTGCTGAGGACAACCTGGAACTGTCAAATCTCACCCTGGCAGATGCCCCCTCCCCTGAGGAGGAAGTGGTGACCACCTTTAGCAGTACCAAG CCAGTTCTGCAGTACTCCTCTGCATTTGATGATGAGGTGGCAGAGGTTCCAGATGAGGACCCTGAGGAGGCCACTGGTGAGGAACCACAGCTCCCTGAAGGGCTCCTGGAGAGAGTGCTGGAGGAGTCCCCTGAGGATGCAGCTCCAGAGCCCCAGCCTGCTGAGGAGAACCATCCCAGCCAGGCTGAAACAGCGCGCCCCCAAACCTCAGAGCATGGCCCCTCCTACTACTTCTACCAAG CGGAGGACTGCCAGCAGATGTTCCTGCACCCAGTGAACGTGCGCTGTCTGCAACGTGAGTACGGCAGCCTAGAGGCCAGCCCCCACACCATCACGGCCACTGTGGTGGAGATTGAGGGGCAAACTATCACTGAG GAGATTCGCCGTCGACACCGCTACCTGGCTCACCTGCCGCTCACCTGTGAGTTCAGTATCTGTGAGCTGGCCCTGCAGCCCCCCACCCTGTCCAAAGAGACCCTGGACAGCTTTGCAG ATGACTTGGAGAAAAGAAAGCGTCTCAGACAAAAGAAAGCAAGGGATGAGAAGCGCAGGGAGAGGCGTATTGAGATGGAGGAGAACAAGAAGCAGGGGAAAT ATCCAGAGGTGCATATTGGGCTGGAGAATCTTCAGCAGTTCCCGGCATTTGGGTCAccacctcacaacggcagtccaCAAGTGTATCCTGAATTTCTGTTGGCCCCTCCCTCAGCCCTCACCAGCAGCGCTGTCTCTG ATGGGATGATGTTCCCTAGTCTGACTGGAGACAGCCCTGCGCCCAGCGTGGGCTGTGTGGAGGATGACTCGCACTGCATGTCCTTCGCTCAG ATGCTGAGAGATGGGAAAGCCAGGGCTGATGCTGGGCCATGGACCACTCCAAAGAAAG AAATGCTTCTGGCTCCTCCAGCGGCAGACAGCGATGGAGAGAGTGATGTGTCTGACCGGGTCCCAGTGCCCAGTTTCCAGAACTCTTTCAGCCAGGCCTTTGAGGAGGCACTCCTGCAGCTGGACCATGGTCCAACTGTTCCACCACAGCCAGTGGTCATCCCTG atgaaaaggggggaaagaagaagaagaagaaacagaaGCTTCTGTTCAGCACCTCTATGATTCACACAAAGTAG